A section of the Alkalihalobacillus sp. LMS39 genome encodes:
- a CDS encoding sensor histidine kinase: MKFYKQYRIRHLLFGSFFLFMVLIFGVVIYVSYQYSVHEIIETTTEYQEKNLNLLSEDLESKLSTFEGYSIVLSRQQIYRDVIGGSNTQFGRTSSTQSLTLDFSNIVYSVPAIHSIEIFLNAPPIDNIQYPVRYYPLTDSYEEDWFSTLNDETSSWLGSRMVDTIAGEKPVISFGRHVNTSRGLLQSVLIINLDPYTLQGWLMGFSDESNLVLLDNNGNVISSTNSFFDIGDTLYQKVVEAKEKQGEAKSTYHVRHQEDFIVATAIDSVDWTLMEITPYDDLIAGSRRMTWTLIAIGIFSIMLALVGTLFLTRSVTKPVVHLANVMENYQINQPKPQLPDDYKNEFGQLYRGFDDLISRAQTLYKSLNEQNRRQREAEIKALQANINPHFLYNTLDQLNWIAIERGDNDMSKMLELLGKMLRVGLSKGESIITVEDEIKYLQYYLQIQKIQLEDRLEYIIHVPKFTDRFFIPKLTLQPFVENAIIHGFQDGRYGKVDIHIVEEEEHLLIQVLDNGVGFQTITPHKNKLNTGGYGIRNVNERLDVYFGKEASVNVVNRAEGGAAVLIRIPKVRDRDSIQHTSL, from the coding sequence ATGAAGTTTTACAAGCAATACCGGATACGCCATCTTTTATTTGGTAGTTTTTTTCTCTTTATGGTCCTTATTTTTGGAGTAGTCATTTATGTTAGTTATCAATATTCTGTTCATGAAATTATTGAAACGACTACAGAATACCAAGAAAAAAACTTGAATTTATTAAGCGAAGATTTAGAAAGTAAATTAAGTACATTTGAAGGATATTCGATCGTGTTATCGAGGCAGCAAATTTATCGAGATGTTATTGGTGGAAGTAATACACAATTTGGACGAACGAGTTCAACACAATCGCTCACATTAGACTTTTCAAATATTGTGTATAGTGTGCCGGCGATTCATTCTATCGAAATCTTTTTAAATGCGCCTCCGATTGATAATATTCAATATCCTGTCCGCTATTATCCGCTAACAGACAGTTATGAAGAAGACTGGTTTTCTACATTAAATGACGAAACTTCAAGCTGGTTAGGATCAAGAATGGTTGATACGATTGCCGGAGAAAAGCCTGTCATTAGCTTCGGCAGACATGTGAATACATCAAGAGGGCTTTTGCAATCTGTGCTTATTATTAATCTTGACCCATATACACTGCAAGGGTGGCTAATGGGGTTTAGTGATGAATCAAATCTAGTTTTGCTCGATAATAACGGCAATGTCATTTCAAGTACAAATTCTTTTTTTGACATCGGCGATACATTATATCAAAAAGTTGTCGAAGCAAAAGAGAAGCAAGGAGAAGCAAAGTCGACCTACCATGTAAGACACCAAGAAGACTTTATTGTAGCAACAGCGATAGATTCTGTAGATTGGACATTAATGGAAATTACACCTTATGATGACCTGATAGCGGGAAGTAGAAGGATGACATGGACATTAATCGCAATTGGAATCTTTTCTATCATGCTTGCGTTAGTCGGAACTTTATTTTTAACGAGAAGTGTAACAAAACCAGTTGTTCATCTAGCAAATGTAATGGAAAACTACCAAATTAACCAACCGAAACCGCAATTGCCAGATGATTATAAAAATGAATTTGGTCAATTGTATCGAGGGTTTGATGATTTAATTAGTCGAGCACAAACATTATACAAGTCATTAAATGAGCAAAATCGCAGACAACGTGAAGCGGAAATCAAAGCATTGCAAGCCAATATTAATCCGCATTTTTTATATAATACGTTAGACCAATTAAATTGGATTGCGATTGAACGTGGCGATAATGATATGAGCAAAATGCTAGAATTATTAGGGAAAATGCTTCGAGTCGGTCTCTCAAAAGGTGAGAGTATTATTACAGTTGAAGATGAAATCAAATATTTACAGTATTACTTACAAATCCAAAAAATTCAACTTGAAGACCGCTTGGAATATATCATTCATGTTCCAAAATTCACTGACCGCTTTTTTATTCCAAAGCTGACATTACAACCGTTTGTTGAAAACGCTATCATTCATGGGTTCCAAGATGGTCGATATGGGAAGGTTGACATTCATATCGTTGAGGAAGAAGAACATTTACTAATCCAAGTGTTAGATAACGGGGTCGGATTCCAAACGATCACTCCACATAAAAACAAATTAAATACGGGGGGATACGGGATTCGCAATGTCAATGAACGTCTAGATGTTTATTTTGGAAAAGAGGCGAGTGTTAATGTCGTGAATCGAGCAGAAGGTGGAGCAGCCGTATTAATTCGCATTCCGAAAGTTCGCGATAGAGATAGTATTCAACATACTTCATTATAG
- a CDS encoding ROK family transcriptional regulator codes for MNNAHVTGSFKLMKSLNRTLVLNIIRKDGPISRAEIAKRTNLTPPTVTNIVNELFETGIIKESQMGQSSGGRKPILLTIEPTSHYVIGIDVGVHKVKVVLADLNASITNETITKIKQGITEAEFMQLLIENVYTMLDQANVSKEKIVGIGVGMHGMVDHIHGVALYAPNLQLKNIPIKQTLEAEFSLPVTVENDAKALALGEKWFGYGADIENMVCINVGIGIGSGIILQNKLFHGKDGIAGEIGHTVIDENGPMCTCGNKGCLQTFSAGEAIRTRALEGINKGKATAIVEIVQGNLDKVDGEVVFKAAKAGDAFAKEVLTESGKYLGMSIANLINVLNPELVVLSGGVSRAGDFLLQPIRSIVEKRVLTPSAKDTTICLSKLGQQGTVIGAVTLVLAEMFVPDVNA; via the coding sequence GTGAATAATGCTCATGTAACCGGAAGTTTTAAATTAATGAAATCATTAAATCGCACACTTGTGTTAAATATTATTCGTAAAGATGGACCAATTTCAAGAGCTGAAATTGCGAAAAGAACAAATTTAACCCCACCAACGGTTACGAATATTGTAAACGAATTATTTGAAACCGGAATAATAAAAGAAAGTCAGATGGGTCAGTCTAGCGGGGGAAGAAAACCGATTTTACTAACGATAGAACCGACAAGTCATTATGTCATTGGGATTGATGTTGGGGTTCATAAAGTAAAGGTTGTGTTGGCTGATTTAAATGCGTCGATTACGAATGAAACTATAACAAAAATTAAACAAGGTATAACAGAAGCTGAATTTATGCAGTTGTTAATTGAAAACGTCTACACAATGTTAGACCAAGCGAATGTCTCAAAGGAAAAAATTGTAGGGATTGGTGTTGGAATGCATGGGATGGTCGACCATATTCATGGTGTTGCCTTGTATGCTCCGAATTTACAATTGAAAAATATACCGATAAAACAAACGCTAGAAGCAGAATTTTCACTACCTGTCACTGTTGAAAACGATGCGAAAGCATTGGCTTTAGGGGAGAAATGGTTTGGCTATGGTGCCGATATTGAAAATATGGTTTGTATTAATGTCGGAATAGGAATTGGTTCTGGGATTATATTACAAAATAAATTATTCCACGGAAAAGACGGGATTGCTGGTGAAATTGGGCATACTGTTATTGATGAAAATGGACCAATGTGTACTTGTGGAAACAAAGGATGTTTGCAAACGTTTAGTGCGGGTGAAGCCATCCGAACAAGAGCACTGGAAGGTATAAACAAAGGGAAGGCAACAGCGATCGTCGAGATTGTGCAAGGAAACTTGGACAAAGTGGACGGTGAAGTTGTGTTTAAAGCAGCCAAAGCGGGTGATGCTTTTGCTAAAGAGGTGCTGACAGAGTCAGGTAAATATTTAGGGATGAGCATTGCGAATTTAATTAATGTGTTAAATCCAGAGTTAGTCGTATTAAGTGGTGGGGTGTCACGAGCGGGTGATTTTTTATTACAACCTATTCGGTCGATTGTCGAAAAACGAGTATTAACACCATCGGCAAAAGACACGACAATTTGTTTATCAAAACTTGGCCAGCAGGGGACCGTCATCGGAGCGGTAACACTTGTATTGGCGGAAATGTTTGTTCCAGATGTAAACGCATAA
- the galT gene encoding UDP-glucose--hexose-1-phosphate uridylyltransferase: MSKINIYEQIERLIQYGIQKKLLHTVDVDYARNQILSVLQLSDYEEVTIVRETLASPEAILEQILQWAKEEGILEIDSVTFRDLLDTKIMNCIMPRPSEVVGTFTKLYETNSAKEATDYFYELSKASHYIRTDRIAKNEHWYSETEYGNLEITINLSKPEKDPKAIAAAKGAKQSSYPNCLLCKENVGYEGRVNHPARQTHRIIPVTLQGEQWYFQYSPYVYYNEHAIMFSNDHTPMEISKVGFDRLLHFVEQFPHYFVGTNADLPIVGGSILSHDHFQGGNHEFPMAQAEIEEAVTFAGYENIEAGIVNWPMSVIRLRGEDRHQLTELADNIYQSWCEYSDDSVEVLAKTREERHNTVTPIARFANGKYEFDVVLRNNRTNEKHPLGIFHPHDEVHHIKKENIGLIEVMGLAVLPGRLKEEMEVLATYLVDEEFEQKAKQDERTEKHVEWAMKVKANYSNLTKENVTSILKDEIGKVFSIVLEHAGVFKRNTEGKAAFLRFIEQVK; this comes from the coding sequence ATGAGTAAAATCAATATTTATGAACAAATTGAACGTCTCATTCAATATGGCATTCAAAAAAAATTACTTCACACTGTTGACGTTGATTATGCTAGAAATCAAATTTTGTCTGTCCTACAACTTTCCGATTATGAAGAAGTCACGATTGTACGAGAAACACTAGCATCACCTGAAGCGATTTTAGAACAAATCTTACAATGGGCGAAAGAGGAAGGCATACTTGAAATTGATTCAGTAACTTTCCGTGATTTATTAGATACAAAAATAATGAATTGCATCATGCCAAGACCATCAGAGGTCGTTGGGACGTTTACAAAGCTTTATGAAACAAACAGCGCAAAAGAAGCTACTGATTATTTTTATGAATTATCCAAAGCTTCTCATTATATTCGCACAGACCGGATTGCAAAAAATGAGCACTGGTATAGTGAAACTGAATACGGAAATTTAGAAATTACGATTAATTTATCAAAGCCGGAAAAAGACCCAAAAGCAATTGCAGCAGCAAAAGGGGCTAAACAATCATCATATCCAAACTGCTTATTATGTAAAGAAAATGTAGGGTATGAAGGTCGCGTGAATCATCCAGCAAGACAAACGCACCGAATCATCCCAGTGACTTTACAAGGAGAGCAATGGTATTTTCAATATTCTCCTTATGTGTATTATAATGAGCATGCGATTATGTTTTCGAATGACCATACACCAATGGAAATTTCAAAGGTAGGCTTTGACCGCCTATTACATTTTGTCGAGCAGTTCCCGCACTATTTTGTTGGAACAAATGCAGACTTACCGATTGTTGGTGGATCGATATTATCGCATGACCATTTCCAAGGTGGAAATCATGAGTTCCCGATGGCACAAGCTGAAATAGAAGAAGCTGTAACCTTTGCGGGCTATGAAAATATCGAAGCGGGAATTGTGAACTGGCCAATGTCGGTCATCCGTCTTCGTGGGGAAGACCGTCATCAATTAACAGAGTTAGCAGATAATATTTATCAATCATGGTGTGAGTATTCGGATGACTCGGTTGAGGTTCTCGCAAAAACGAGAGAAGAACGTCATAATACCGTGACACCGATAGCCCGTTTTGCGAATGGAAAATATGAGTTTGACGTTGTGCTCCGCAATAATCGAACAAATGAAAAGCACCCACTTGGCATTTTTCATCCGCATGATGAAGTGCATCATATTAAAAAAGAAAATATCGGCTTAATTGAAGTGATGGGGCTCGCTGTCTTGCCAGGTCGATTAAAAGAAGAAATGGAAGTGCTCGCAACTTATTTAGTTGATGAGGAATTTGAACAAAAAGCTAAGCAAGACGAACGAACAGAAAAGCATGTAGAATGGGCAATGAAAGTTAAAGCAAATTACTCTAATTTAACAAAAGAAAATGTAACATCGATTTTAAAAGATGAAATCGGCAAAGTATTCTCAATTGTACTCGAGCATGCGGGCGTATTTAAACGAAACACTGAAGGGAAAGCCGCATTTCTGCGCTTTATTGAGCAAGTAAAATAA
- a CDS encoding YesL family protein, giving the protein MNFSGFTTVVNECCEWLMKLAFLNTLWVVFSVLGLGIFGWAPATAAVFAVLRKRLTSNDEFKMLPFFWSVYKKEFFKANLIGVFLVFGSWSFYFSLSTLLYLPQAAMITVGTVFFIALILYLIVSLFIFPVFTHYDTNLRTCFRYALMIGLANLHYCLIIGVCLGIIAVLFHAFPGILLFYSISLPVWCIIAISLKVFTNMESFEQNVEENSYTYN; this is encoded by the coding sequence ATGAATTTTTCAGGGTTTACAACGGTAGTGAATGAGTGCTGTGAGTGGTTGATGAAACTGGCTTTTTTAAATACACTGTGGGTTGTATTTTCGGTTCTTGGTTTAGGGATTTTTGGCTGGGCTCCAGCTACAGCGGCTGTGTTTGCTGTATTACGAAAGCGGCTTACGTCGAACGATGAATTTAAGATGTTACCGTTTTTTTGGAGTGTGTATAAAAAAGAATTTTTCAAAGCAAATCTCATCGGGGTGTTTCTCGTGTTTGGTAGCTGGTCTTTTTATTTTAGCTTAAGTACCCTCCTTTATTTACCACAGGCTGCCATGATTACGGTTGGGACGGTATTTTTTATAGCTCTCATTTTATATCTTATTGTTTCGTTGTTTATTTTTCCTGTGTTTACACACTATGACACGAATTTGCGAACATGTTTCCGTTATGCGCTTATGATTGGCTTAGCGAACTTGCATTATTGTTTAATTATAGGAGTATGTCTCGGTATTATTGCCGTTTTATTTCACGCCTTTCCTGGTATCCTTTTATTTTATTCGATTAGTTTACCAGTCTGGTGTATCATTGCGATTTCTTTAAAAGTGTTTACGAATATGGAGAGTTTTGAGCAAAATGTCGAAGAAAATAGTTATACGTACAACTGA
- a CDS encoding response regulator transcription factor: MWSVVIVDDDNKVLRGMKKVIPWEKLNCQWVGEAQNGKAGIEIIEKTQPDIIITDIYMPVMNGLEMIQELKQTEFDSKVIILSGYNDFEYARQAMRLRIDDYLSKPASIDTITDVLYKVIENLEQERKEKEKVVELRQKVSIYEPLLEKQWVKSVISGTADVWNTPTEVQSLVRKWETKNHIILAMTYDESVETSCLQSDWDLFRFAASNIIEEVTEQFFDDFEYIEHHVFQSSICLHLDKEETNIEATIEEYKRIIESKFQDCLQVQATIKVGTMKEDWREIPSSMKDALFPGAREEAESKEVPQHLLWSQSMQVSQKLSEAIRYADYDKACQLINDYFANVEKYPFHKKVAVRIGIEMWTVMTYSLYDIGIKNDEMYANDFDLYQELSDKSSWDEVRHYLNENVKRMCSHQQWEENSKHRKLVEQMIAYVQNHLSENITLQDIANELYISRNYLGQIFKNIVGESFKNYMTRARMEVAKKMIQEGNYLIYEVSEKVGYVNPAYFTTTFKKYTGYTPTDLIHKKSVNQ; the protein is encoded by the coding sequence GTGTGGAGTGTAGTTATTGTAGACGATGATAATAAGGTATTACGTGGGATGAAAAAAGTAATACCGTGGGAGAAGCTTAATTGTCAGTGGGTAGGAGAAGCCCAAAACGGAAAAGCGGGAATTGAAATCATTGAAAAAACACAACCAGACATTATCATTACAGATATTTATATGCCGGTGATGAATGGATTAGAGATGATCCAAGAACTGAAGCAAACAGAGTTTGATAGTAAAGTGATTATTTTAAGTGGCTACAATGATTTTGAATATGCCCGCCAGGCAATGAGGCTGAGAATCGATGATTATTTATCAAAGCCAGCTTCGATTGATACGATAACAGATGTGTTATATAAAGTGATTGAAAATCTAGAACAAGAACGAAAAGAGAAAGAGAAGGTCGTAGAATTACGACAAAAGGTCAGTATATATGAACCTTTATTAGAAAAACAGTGGGTGAAATCTGTCATTTCAGGAACGGCAGATGTTTGGAATACGCCAACTGAAGTTCAATCATTGGTAAGAAAATGGGAGACGAAAAACCATATTATTCTTGCAATGACATATGATGAATCTGTAGAAACATCTTGTTTGCAATCCGATTGGGACTTATTTCGATTTGCAGCAAGTAATATTATAGAAGAAGTAACAGAACAATTTTTTGATGATTTCGAATATATTGAACACCATGTTTTCCAAAGCTCAATTTGTCTACATCTCGATAAAGAGGAAACAAATATCGAGGCGACCATTGAGGAATATAAAAGAATAATAGAGTCGAAATTCCAGGATTGTTTACAAGTGCAGGCAACAATCAAAGTAGGAACGATGAAAGAAGACTGGAGAGAAATCCCAAGTTCGATGAAAGATGCTCTTTTTCCAGGGGCACGGGAAGAAGCCGAGTCCAAAGAAGTTCCACAACACCTCCTTTGGTCACAATCCATGCAAGTGAGTCAAAAGCTATCAGAAGCGATTCGTTATGCTGATTATGATAAAGCTTGCCAGCTGATTAATGACTATTTTGCGAATGTGGAAAAATATCCTTTTCATAAAAAAGTGGCGGTCCGAATTGGAATTGAAATGTGGACAGTAATGACTTATTCGCTTTATGACATTGGGATAAAAAATGATGAAATGTACGCAAATGATTTTGATTTATATCAAGAGCTTTCTGACAAATCATCATGGGATGAAGTAAGGCATTATTTAAATGAAAATGTAAAACGAATGTGCAGTCATCAGCAATGGGAAGAAAATAGTAAACACCGAAAATTAGTAGAGCAAATGATTGCGTATGTACAAAATCATTTAAGTGAAAATATTACCCTTCAAGACATTGCCAATGAGCTTTATATATCTAGAAATTATTTAGGACAAATTTTTAAAAATATCGTCGGAGAATCATTTAAAAATTATATGACTCGTGCCCGTATGGAAGTGGCTAAAAAGATGATTCAAGAAGGCAATTATTTAATTTACGAAGTTTCTGAAAAAGTTGGGTACGTGAATCCAGCCTATTTCACAACGACATTTAAAAAATATACAGGTTATACACCGACAGACCTCATTCATAAAAAATCGGTGAATCAATAA
- a CDS encoding GTP-binding protein, with the protein MGVPVTVLSGYLGAGKTTLLQHILTNKEGLKIAVIVNDMSEINIDGALIKNGDISRTEEKVVELQNGCICCTLREDLLVEVERIVDEGNVDYIVIESSGISEPIPVAQTFTYIDEEIGIDLTTKCQLDTMVTVVDAARFWDDYESGESLLDRKQGTDESDIREVSDLLLDQIEFANVILLNKTDLLDEEDIVELRLLLKKLNPDATIITTSYGKVDLPSILHTRSFDFEKASQSAGWIKELNEEHIPETEEYGIASFVYRRQLPFHPERLMNWFEKWPSDVVRAKGFFWVASRNNMAGLLSQAGPTISIQGAGEWVAAYPEAEQQQVLAEEPELKEKWHPQYGDRITELVFIGIDMDQAQIEASLDTCLLTEEELSLDWAQFSDPLPAFV; encoded by the coding sequence ATGGGAGTCCCTGTTACGGTATTAAGTGGATATTTAGGTGCCGGGAAAACGACACTTTTGCAACATATATTAACGAACAAAGAAGGCTTGAAAATTGCCGTCATTGTCAATGATATGAGTGAAATCAATATTGATGGCGCGTTAATTAAAAACGGTGATATTTCAAGAACTGAAGAAAAAGTCGTTGAACTGCAAAATGGCTGTATTTGCTGTACATTGCGTGAAGATTTACTAGTTGAAGTAGAAAGAATTGTCGATGAAGGTAATGTTGATTATATTGTCATAGAATCGTCTGGAATTAGTGAACCGATTCCTGTCGCCCAAACGTTTACATACATTGATGAAGAGATTGGCATTGATTTAACAACAAAGTGTCAGCTTGATACGATGGTCACTGTTGTTGATGCTGCCCGTTTTTGGGATGATTATGAATCAGGCGAGTCATTGCTAGACCGCAAACAAGGAACAGATGAGTCTGACATTCGAGAAGTGTCTGACCTATTACTTGACCAAATTGAGTTCGCCAATGTCATCCTTTTAAACAAAACAGACTTATTAGATGAAGAAGACATCGTAGAACTACGCTTACTATTGAAAAAATTAAATCCCGATGCAACGATAATTACAACTTCTTATGGAAAAGTGGATTTACCTTCTATCTTACATACTCGTTCATTTGATTTTGAAAAAGCGAGTCAGTCAGCTGGTTGGATAAAAGAGCTTAATGAAGAGCATATTCCCGAAACAGAAGAATACGGGATCGCCTCTTTTGTATACCGACGTCAGCTTCCGTTCCATCCAGAACGACTTATGAACTGGTTTGAAAAATGGCCAAGTGATGTTGTTCGTGCGAAAGGCTTTTTCTGGGTCGCCTCAAGAAACAATATGGCGGGATTACTATCACAAGCAGGACCAACCATCTCCATCCAAGGAGCTGGAGAGTGGGTTGCTGCTTACCCTGAAGCAGAACAACAGCAAGTGTTAGCAGAAGAACCGGAGTTAAAAGAAAAATGGCACCCGCAATATGGGGACCGCATCACTGAGCTTGTTTTTATTGGTATCGATATGGACCAAGCTCAAATTGAAGCGTCACTTGATACTTGTTTATTAACAGAAGAAGAGTTGTCTTTAGACTGGGCACAGTTTTCTGACCCACTACCTGCGTTTGTGTAA
- the galE gene encoding UDP-glucose 4-epimerase GalE encodes MTILVTGGAGYIGSHTALYLQQQNEDVIILDNLQKGHQEAVLNTPFYKGDLRDEAVLDEIFTKHNITSVIHFAANSLVGESVTAPLEYYENNVIGSYTLVKKMVEHNVKQIVFSSTAATYGEPESVPIQESDPTIPTNPYGETKLAIEKLLKWADGAYGLKSVCLRYFNAAGADPEGRIGEDHTPESHLIPLVLQVALGQRETIKIFGDDYPTEDGSCVRDYIHVMDLAQAHYLALKKLETTNESGIYNLGNGTGFSVKEVIDVCREVTKKEIKAEIAERRAGDPAVLIASSEKAKQELGWKPNYADLNQIIEHAWTWHQNNPTGYKK; translated from the coding sequence ATGACAATTTTAGTGACAGGTGGAGCAGGGTATATTGGAAGCCACACAGCCCTTTATTTACAACAACAAAATGAAGACGTCATCATTTTAGATAATTTACAAAAAGGACATCAAGAGGCAGTCTTAAACACACCTTTTTATAAAGGAGATTTACGAGACGAAGCTGTGCTTGATGAAATCTTTACAAAACATAACATTACGAGTGTGATTCACTTTGCGGCAAATTCGCTTGTTGGAGAAAGTGTCACTGCGCCTCTTGAGTACTACGAAAATAATGTGATAGGCTCATATACACTTGTGAAAAAAATGGTAGAGCATAATGTGAAACAAATTGTGTTTTCTTCTACAGCAGCAACTTACGGTGAACCAGAATCAGTTCCAATTCAAGAAAGTGACCCGACGATTCCAACGAATCCATACGGAGAAACGAAATTAGCGATTGAAAAATTATTAAAGTGGGCAGATGGCGCTTACGGTTTAAAGTCAGTTTGTCTTCGTTATTTTAACGCAGCAGGGGCAGACCCAGAAGGAAGAATTGGAGAAGATCACACACCAGAAAGCCATTTAATTCCGCTTGTGCTTCAAGTTGCATTAGGACAACGTGAAACCATCAAAATTTTTGGTGATGATTATCCTACAGAAGATGGAAGTTGTGTTCGTGATTATATCCATGTCATGGATTTAGCACAAGCCCATTATTTAGCGTTAAAAAAGCTTGAAACGACAAATGAGAGTGGCATTTATAATTTAGGAAACGGCACAGGCTTTTCGGTAAAAGAAGTCATTGATGTATGCCGTGAAGTAACGAAAAAGGAAATTAAAGCGGAAATCGCTGAGCGACGAGCAGGCGATCCAGCGGTGTTAATTGCGTCATCGGAAAAAGCAAAACAAGAGCTTGGCTGGAAACCGAATTATGCAGACTTAAACCAAATCATAGAACATGCGTGGACATGGCATCAAAACAATCCAACAGGTTATAAAAAATAA
- a CDS encoding sensory rhodopsin transducer, protein MTDRQKGSCVWYIPDGYIPPLSSGTLESHESICVLNCYQQNANLKITIYFEDRDPIEQIPFVVKGKRTSHIRTSKLEKEGQRIPKEVPYAIEVESDVPIIVQYSRLDSTQQELALMSTMAHPLA, encoded by the coding sequence ATGACAGACAGACAAAAAGGAAGCTGTGTGTGGTATATTCCAGATGGCTATATTCCTCCTTTAAGCTCAGGAACGTTAGAGAGCCATGAATCGATATGTGTATTAAATTGCTATCAACAAAATGCTAATTTAAAGATTACAATTTATTTTGAAGACCGTGACCCAATTGAACAAATTCCCTTTGTCGTAAAAGGAAAAAGAACGAGTCATATCCGAACGAGCAAATTAGAAAAAGAAGGACAACGCATTCCAAAAGAAGTCCCTTATGCAATTGAAGTCGAAAGTGATGTTCCGATTATCGTACAATATAGTCGATTGGATTCAACCCAACAAGAATTAGCATTGATGTCTACAATGGCACACCCGTTAGCGTAA
- a CDS encoding galactokinase yields the protein MEKVIETFKKIFGSNEDVRLFFAPGRVNLIGEHTDYNGGHVFPCSLSIGTYAAVKKREDKIVRFYSMNFEQLGIIETTVETLHYEEAHDWANYPKGVLTVLQQVGAKIESGFDVVYYGTIPNGAGLSSSASIELATAVMANTLYDLAFDQVELVKKSQQAENEYIGVNCGIMDQFAIGMGKKDHAVFLNCQTLDYTYSPIKLDDIALVIVNTNKRRGLADSKYNERRAQCEEALAILQTKVDVQSLGDLTIEQFEQYKDEIQDEVVQQRAKHAVYENARTIEAVKKLNEGDIVGFGKLMNESHISLRDDYEVTGVELDTLVEIAWNEGAIGARMTGAGFGGCTVNLVKKADVSSFVKAVEQQYEAKLNIKPDCYVVEIGDGARELK from the coding sequence ATGGAAAAGGTTATTGAAACATTTAAAAAAATCTTTGGAAGTAATGAAGATGTTCGGCTCTTTTTTGCACCTGGACGTGTTAATTTAATTGGCGAACATACAGATTATAACGGCGGCCACGTGTTTCCTTGTTCATTAAGCATTGGAACATATGCAGCTGTTAAAAAGCGAGAAGATAAAATTGTTCGTTTTTATTCAATGAACTTTGAACAATTAGGAATTATCGAAACGACGGTAGAGACACTTCACTATGAGGAAGCTCATGATTGGGCGAACTATCCAAAAGGTGTGTTAACTGTTTTACAACAAGTAGGAGCTAAAATCGAGAGCGGATTTGATGTTGTTTATTACGGCACAATTCCAAATGGCGCAGGATTATCTTCATCGGCTTCAATTGAACTCGCAACAGCTGTAATGGCGAACACATTATATGACCTTGCTTTTGACCAAGTTGAGCTTGTAAAAAAATCACAGCAAGCAGAAAACGAATATATCGGTGTGAATTGTGGGATTATGGACCAGTTTGCGATTGGAATGGGGAAAAAAGATCATGCCGTCTTTTTGAATTGCCAAACACTAGACTATACGTACTCGCCAATTAAACTTGATGACATTGCGCTAGTTATCGTAAATACGAATAAGCGTAGAGGATTAGCAGATTCAAAATACAATGAGCGACGTGCTCAATGTGAAGAAGCTTTAGCGATATTACAAACAAAAGTCGATGTTCAATCATTAGGGGATTTAACAATTGAACAATTTGAACAATATAAAGACGAGATTCAAGATGAAGTTGTGCAACAGCGTGCCAAACATGCAGTGTATGAAAATGCACGAACAATTGAAGCGGTGAAAAAATTAAATGAAGGTGACATTGTAGGCTTTGGTAAACTAATGAATGAGTCTCACATCTCATTACGGGATGATTATGAAGTTACTGGAGTTGAACTCGATACACTCGTTGAAATTGCTTGGAATGAAGGGGCAATTGGAGCGAGAATGACTGGCGCAGGTTTTGGTGGTTGTACTGTAAACCTTGTAAAAAAAGCTGATGTTTCTTCTTTCGTTAAAGCGGTGGAACAACAATATGAAGCAAAACTAAACATTAAACCAGATTGCTATGTCGTTGAAATTGGTGATGGAGCTCGTGAATTAAAGTAG